From Camelina sativa cultivar DH55 chromosome 7, Cs, whole genome shotgun sequence, one genomic window encodes:
- the LOC104701032 gene encoding F-box protein VBF-like, whose product MLLPEACVANILAFTSPADVLSSSEVSSVFRLAGDSDFVWEKFLPSGYKGLLSQSTDHHQSFLSKKEFYRCFCDSILIDNARKLFKISKFSGKISYILSARDMSITHSDHSSYWSWSNVSDSRFSESAELITTDRLEINGKIQTGVLSPNTRYGAYLIMKVTKGVYGLDLVPAETSVKSNNGQVSSSATYLCCLDEKKQQMKRLFYGNREERMATTVEAVSGDGKRREPKGRDDGWMEIELGEFETREGEDDEIIMSLTEVKGYQLKGGIVIDGIEVRPESLN is encoded by the exons atgttgttaCCAGAAGCATGCGTAGCCAATATTCTTGCCTTCACTTCTCCAGCAGATGTATTATCGTCGTCGGAGGTCTCTTCGGTTTTCCGGTTAGCCGGAGACTCCGACTTCGTATGGGAAAAATTTCTACCTTCCGGTTACAAAGGCCTACTCTCTCAATCTACTGACCATCATCAAAGTTTCTTGTCGAAAAAGGAGTTTTATCGATGCTTCTGCGATTCCATTCTCATCGACAATGCTCGAAAG CTATTCAAGATCAGTAAATTTTCCGGGAAAATTTCATACATTTTATCAGCAAGAGATATGTCCATAACTCATAGTGACCATTCATCTTACTGGTCTTGGAGCAATGTCTCAGATTCTAG ATTTTCAGAGTCAGCCGAACTTATAACAACTGATCGATTAGAAATCAATGGTAAAATCCAAACCGGAGTTTTATCACCGAACACAAGATACGGAGCATATCTGATAATGAAAGTAACCAAAGGCGTTTACGGACTAGACCTAGTTCCGGCGGAGACTTCAGTTAAATCCAACAATGGTCAAGTTAGTAGTAGTGCAACTTATCTATGTTGCTTGGatgagaagaaacaacaaatgaaGCGGCTGTTTTACGGAAACCGAGAAGAGCGAATGGCCACGACAGTTGAGGCGGTTAGCGGGGACGGGAAAAGGAGAGAGCCGAAAGGTAGAGACGACGGGTGGATGGAGATTGAGTTAGGAGAGTTTGAGACacgagaaggagaagatgatgagatcaTTATGAGTCTCACGGAGGTAAAAGGGTATCAACTAAAAGGTGGCATTGTGATCGATGGTATTGAAGTGAGACCTGAATCCCTGAACTAA